One window of the Methylovirgula sp. HY1 genome contains the following:
- a CDS encoding DUF2214 family protein, with amino-acid sequence MKVLSLFRDFVLASLHHLAAFALVAILAIELVLVRPDLGAATIKRLGGIDLAFGVAAVAMLIAGFARVFYGLKGPAYYLGNWVFWLKIGIFALIGFLSIQPSLRILAWGRLVKLDPQALPTQEDILRVKRLIHIETALVLLLPILGAAMARGYGSP; translated from the coding sequence ATGAAAGTCTTGTCCTTGTTCAGGGATTTTGTGCTGGCGAGCCTGCACCATCTGGCCGCTTTTGCTTTGGTCGCGATATTGGCGATCGAACTCGTTTTGGTGCGGCCAGATCTCGGTGCCGCGACGATCAAACGCTTGGGCGGGATCGATCTCGCCTTTGGCGTTGCCGCGGTGGCGATGCTGATCGCGGGTTTTGCAAGAGTCTTCTATGGTCTTAAAGGCCCCGCCTATTACCTTGGCAATTGGGTCTTCTGGTTGAAGATCGGGATTTTCGCGCTGATCGGCTTTCTCTCGATACAGCCGAGTTTGCGCATTCTCGCCTGGGGCCGGTTGGTGAAACTCGATCCTCAGGCTTTGCCGACGCAGGAAGACATTCTGCGGGTCAAGCGTCTGATTCATATCGAAACTGCGCTCGTTTTGCTGCTGCCCATTCTCGGCGCGGCCATGGCGCGCGGATATGGCTCGCCCTGA